In the Phaseolus vulgaris cultivar G19833 chromosome 7, P. vulgaris v2.0, whole genome shotgun sequence genome, one interval contains:
- the LOC137828467 gene encoding transcriptional regulator TAC1: MNSEKPVSPENLSDENDQEEAHDDTGGTKRSYECTFCKRGFTNAQALGGHMNIHRRDRAKAKQLTLDASPSMNKFNSDESIVFPFVSETLNQPARPYSILESQRNCDMQFHPPAPASAFYYELYDPRSRSLTFNQELGGANLSLQIGQTHHVDDNIHQVRRGNQKDNEVDLELRLGHDPY; the protein is encoded by the coding sequence ATGAATTCAGAGAAGCCAGTCAGCCCTGAGAATTTAAGTGATGAAAATGATCAAGAAGAAGCACATGATGACACTGGTGGAACCAAACGCTCTTATGAGTGCACATTCTGCAAAAGAGGCTTCACAAACGCTCAGGCATTAGGGGGTCACATGAATATCCATAGGAGAGACAGGGCCAAGGCCAAGCAATTAACACTTGACGCTTCACCTTCAATGAACAAATTCAACAGTGATGAATCCATAGTCTTTCCTTTTGTCTCAGAAACTTTAAACCAACCCGCAAGGCCTTACTCCATTTTGGAGTCTCAGAGGAACTGTGACATGCAATTTCATCCACCAGCACCTGCAAGTGCCTTTTATTATGAGCTTTACGACCCGAGGTCTCGATCTTTAACTTTTAACCAAGAGCTTGGCGGTGCCAACTTGAGTCTCCAAATTGGTCAAACTCATCATGTGGATGATAACATTCATCAAGTCAGGAGAGGAAACCAGAAAGATAATGAAGTGGACTTGGAGCTCAGACTTGGCCATGATCCATACTGA